Genomic DNA from Hordeum vulgare subsp. vulgare chromosome 2H, MorexV3_pseudomolecules_assembly, whole genome shotgun sequence:
tcatgattatgattatgttttgtgagtagttacttttgttcctgaggacatgggataagtcatgttaatcatagtcatgtaaatttgatattcgttcggtattttgatatgatgtatgttgtcttttcctctagtggtgtcatgtgaatgacgactacataacacttcaccatatttcgtcctagaggaaggcattgggaagtagtaagtagatgatgggttgctggagtgacagaagcttaaaccccagtctatgcgttgcttcgtgaggggctgatttggatccactagtttaatgctatggttagactttgtcttaattcttcttttgtagttgcatatGATTGCGAGagtagttaatcataagtgggatacttgtccaagtaagggcagtacccaagcgccggtccacccacatatcaaactatcaaagtaacgaacgcgaatcatatgaacatgatgaaactagcatgacagaaattcccgtgtgtcctcgggagcgtttttcctcctataagactttgtttagtcttgtcccttgctacaaaagggattgggccacttgctgcaccgttgctactacttgttacttgttactttttgctcgctacgtttcacctcgctacacaatcacttgttaccgctacttttagtgtttggagttattaccttgctgaaatccgtttatcagagccttctgctcctcgttgagttcgacactcttacttatcgaaaggactacgattgatcccctatacttgtgggtcatcagtgagcactaataataacaggatatatctccttctcatcaagataggcatacttaagagtatctggtaactgtttcagctcgaacacaggatcaccctttggtgggggaggatccccaagcagttcaacgggtagattattcttgagaataggatattgttctaagacaattttatctatctcatctctttcatccatatgcatatcattttcatgctctagcagatattgctctaaaggaccgtaggaggtacagcaatagaggcaagagcaatgatatcatccctaccagacgactctttttcatggggttgtcttccaaacttggagaagttaaattcatgagacacaccctcgaaactaacagtgacagtctgtttaatgcaatcgatgtgagcattgacagtgttgagaaagggtctaccaaatatgatgggacaaaagctatcttgtgcagtagcaaggacgaggtaatcagtaggatacttcgtcttaccacacaggacttctacgtctctcacaattcccaggggacagatagtgtctctattagataTCGTAATAGCGACATCAATGGGttgtaactcagcaggtgcaatctcatctttgatttcatcatatagggaccggggtattgcactaacactagcacccatatcacataaaccatgataacagtgatctcctatcttgacagaaacaacgaacaggccaactacaggtccgtatttgtctttcgcgtgaggtttagctattctagcggagtcctcacagaatttgataacatgcccatatatgtcttcggctaagagatctttgataatagcaacactaggttcaactctaatttcctcagggggtgcaagttgtctaatgtaacccctacgtatcatagttggagctttagaataatcctttttcctagcagggtaaggtggtttctcagcgtaggcgcaaggaacaataggatcactaaaggcaatgactttctcttcaactagattgggtttaactatgttgatttctataggaggatgatacttaaaccacttatccttgggaagatcaacatgagcagcaaaagattcacatagagaagctactatctcagagtcaagtccatacttagcgctaaaatctctataagtgtttgtttcaacaaaagatttaacgcaatcaaactggaaattcatacctcactccttaccttcttcaagctcccaatcttcaaagttacgtttgattctttccaataaattccacttgtgatcaatatccttcttcataaaagaaccggtacaagaagtgtcaagcatggtacgatcttcatgagaaagccgagcataaaagttttgagtgatgatttctctcgagagctcatgattggggcatgaatatagcattgatttaagcctcccccaagcttgagctatgctttccctatcacgaggccaaaagttataaatataattccgatcacgatgtactaaatgcataggataaaacttttgatgaaattccaatttcaaccgattgtagtcccatgatccagtatcatcacatagcctataccatgtcaacgccttatccttcaaagataaaggaaagactttcttatttacctcatcctcgggcaaacctgcaagcttaaataaaccacaaacttcatctacatagattagatgcaagtctggatgtgatgatccatctcctgtaaaaggattagccagcagtttctcaagcatgcctaaaggaatttcataaaagatattttgagtaggtacctcaggttgaggaacaactcctcgtgcttccgttcgtggtgaagataccccgaacaaactcctcaaaggaacagtttccatagtgacaagtgacaataaatttcagcacagtataaatgtttccttaccaaattccacttacgaaaggcgctttcctccccggcaacggcgccagaaaagagtcttgatgacccacaagtataggggatcaatcgtagtcctttttataagtaagagtgtcgaacccaacgaggagaagaaggctctgataaacggttttcggcaaggtaataactgcaagcaccgaaagtagcggtaacaagtgatggtgtagtgaggtgaaacatagcaagcgaaaagtaacaagtaacaagtagtagcaacggtgcagcaagtggccgaatcccttttgtagcaagggacaagcctgaagaaagtcttataagaggaaaaacgctcccgaggacacacggggatttctgtcatgctagtttcatcatgttcatatgattcgcgtttgttactttgatagtttgatatgtgggtggaccggcccttgggtactgcacttacttggacaagcatcctacttatgattaacccctctcgcaagcatccgcaactacgaaataagaattaagacaacgtctaaccatagcattaaactagtggatccaaatcatccccttacgaagcaacgcatagactgtggtttaagcttatgtcactctagcaacccatcatctacttactactccccaatgccttcctctaggcccaaatatggtgaagtgttatgtagtcgacattcacataacaccactagaggaaaaacaacatacaccatatcaaaataccgaacgaataccaaattcacatgactattatcggcatgacttatcccatgtcctcaggaacaaaagtaactactcacaaaacataatcataatcatgatcagaggtgtaatgaatagcatcaaggatctgaacataaactcttccaccaagtaatccaactagcatcaactacaaagagtaatcaacactactagcaaccttacaagtaccaatcggagtcgcgagacggagattggttacaagagatgaactagggattggagaggagatggtgctgatgaagatgttgatggagatgactcccttgcgacgagaggagtgttggtgatgacgatggcggcgattttcccctccgggagggatgtttccccggcaggatcgtcatgccagagctctagattggatctgctcaagttccgcctcgtggcggtggataatccacgaaaaagctccaccttgattttttttccggatgaaaccctttatatagcaaaatagggggcaagtgggccaccaaggtgcccacaagccctgtttcgcggccaggggggtaggccgcggcaaccaggcttgtgggcccctggttgctcccttctcacacttctttcgcccagtattttttatatattcccaaaaaaaatcaccgttgattttcagggcatttggagttgcgcagaatagaagactcagacttgctccttttccagtccagaattccagctgccggtattctccctcttcaaataaaccttgcaaaattgagagagaaaaggcataagtatgattccacaaagtataataacagtctaaaaagcggtaaatatcaacatgaaagcatgatgcaaaatggacgtatcaccggcTGGGGGCGCGAGGCCCGTGATACCGGCGTCTATTACGCCACCCTTCCCCCCGGAGGGTCGTGGTCGTGGCGGCAGGAAGGCGCCGTCCTGCGGGCACGCACCGCGAGGCCACCCACGCAAAGCGTCTTCTTGAGGCAGATTGCTTCCGACATTGCCGCGAGGTTGGTCATGCCCACCCTGGTGAGGGTTGTCCCCGAGGTCATCCCCTCCGTTGCTACCGCGGTAACCTTCGCACCCGGCAACGCGGGAGACGTGGTTCCTGTGTCGGATGGCGCACTCTCTGCGTGAAGACCCAATTGCCCGACAGTCCTCCGTGTTGTGGGTGCGCGCGTTGTGGTGAGTGCTGAACATCCCGCCGACTCTTTCAGGCACGCCGCCATAGGAGCACGGCAGCGGCCCAAAGCCGGTCAACGGGACTTAGAGGAGCAGGAGTATGACGCGAGGTGGACCCTTCTCGGGCCCCTCGGACTGGGGACCGAGCGAGTCGCCATGCAGTGGCAGAGACAGTTCACTGGTCGAGCCCCCCGCTTTTGGCCTTAGGGGCCGAAGAGGGACGTAGGGTGCCAGGGCCCTCTTGGATTTGGTGACGAGCTCGGCGATCTGGTCCGCCCACGCGTCATAACCCGCATCTgtcgggtggtggcggagcagtacGCTTGCCATGAGCAGCGCGTCCTGTGCGTTCAGGTCTCCCATGTGGACGCAGGTTGAGGAAGATGTTGGTGGGGGGACGCGGCGAAGCGGCCGCCTAGCCGCACCGGGGGCCGCGAGGAGCCCTATTGCTCGCGAGCGGCGCGGGCGACGACGGTGGTGGCCGCGTCGCTCGTGGGCCGGTGACGGCCATCCGGCACCGAGCGCTTGGGGCGTGCGAGACGAGCGTCGACCATGGAGTCGGTGAAGCTGGAGACAAAACTAGAGCTCGAAGACGACTGcgcacccctacctggcgcgccagatGTCGGAATCGAGGCTCCGCGGGCCCAGATTGGTTCAAACActagggtgcgctcgctctcctaccctgttctgCTCCACAACCTCACGACGACTCTCCAATGGCCCAAGCTATGGAAGACGAACAAGAACACAcacgtagtttacccaggttcaggccaccttgcggtgtaaaaccctactgctgcttgtctggattgcttgTGGGAGAGAGAGAATGAGTACAAGGTGGGTTTTTGCCCTAATGGAGTCGATCCCCCACTATAGAGGCCGGACCTCCCGTTTATACAGGCactggtcctcttcccccgaaaacacTCAACggaaagggttgccacaacgaccaTTTCGAAAGGGGACAAGACCGTAGTctaccctgacaaaggtggtcttcgccttccaaagctctttgccatgacACACTGGCGAGATCTGGGGTGACCTCCGTCCGgccgagcccccagccttggacctcttgcaccaaatgggaagcctttgggggttgctttgggaGCCCGCCAGCTGGCCCCGCTCCCTTAGCACGAAAGCGGAAAGCCTCCCTGTCTGTGCCCGCTGGCATCGCTCCTGCGCCGCCCACGTGAAGATGCAGGCTCACGAGACCCTGCCAGGTTGCCCTTGATGAGCCCGCCCCACGAGGGCCTTAGGGGTGGCCTCGGGACGCGTCCTTGTAGCCAGCGACCTCACACGGTCCTTAACAACGATCCTCCAACACTTGCCTCGCGAAGCGAGGGCCCTCGCGAGTATCTTGCTTGTTGGTCCCGCCACCAGGCCGAATCAGGCCTGTGTAACGCGTTGCGCCTGGGGTCGCAGGCCGGCGGGCATGGGTAGCGCGTTGAGCCTGGGGCTGcaggcctgggtacccccggttCTAGGGGCCCGATAGTGTTTATCTTGggcttgcatttgttgttgttgtgcatgTCATATAGGTCGCCCACCtacttgcatatctagacaatctATTTTATTGTTGAGCCTTAATTTATTAAAAGAGAATAAATTTGGtagtcacctattcacccccctctagtcaaccatacctATCCTTTTAACTTGCGTGTATGATATTAGTTACATGTTGGGGAGTCTTCAATGTGCGCTTCTATCCTTAGCGAGACTTGCAAGTCTTTGTTCGGGTTAGGACCCATGTTGGGTGTTACATAATCCCTCACTGAATGATCATGAGCCTGCACCCTATCTCGATGAATCCGAATGTGACCAATCTGTGAACCAACCATTGATCTCCTAAAACCCTCCTCTTGAATGATACCGGCCACTGACAACTCGAaaccatcatcttcttcctccactGTGAAGAATCATCGAAGTATATCTCCCATAACCTCTTCATCTACACATTGGAGTGTTCCATGATAAATTTGAGACTGTAACTAATAAATAAATGGAGAAAAGGAGGAAAATACCATTGGGGCAATTGTTGAAACACATTGCATGCGGAGGGGGTCAGAGCCACGACGGAACTCCGACTAGGACTAGACGTGGGGGAGGCCGACGATGGTCCCCAGCAACCTGCGTCAGCGGTAGGCTCGCGCAACACAAGGCTTAtaatccctccgtccgaaaatacttgtcctagaaatgcatGTATCCAGACTTAGTTTACTTATAGATGCATTCATTTTATTCAtttgtaggacaagtatttccggacgaagggagtacttaCTTGAGCTCAGGCGGCCCCATTACCGACCAAATTGGGGCTTGGCGGCGAAGGCAATGGGATGAGATCATGAGAAGGTAGGGGAGAGGGCGGTGAGGCTTGGGGACGGGTGATGCTCGCGCTAGAAGACTTCATGTTTTCTCAAAGCATAAATGGTCTAGAGCGATCAGTTTTTTCATGACTGGAAATAAACTTTATTTAAAAGTAGTTCCCCAGGGCCACTAAAATTTAAGATCTGATAGTGATCAAGCCGATACCATAATTTGAACGTTGAACTATCAAACAATTTTCAGGAGACCATAAGAACATGAAAGAGAAGTGAAAGTCGAAGCAGCTAATTCTGTACTCAAATTTCCATATATATCATTAGCCGCATGCCACTAAAATACACCAGATGAATGCTGAATCTTTGAATAAAGAGTTGGCCATCCACAGTAACCCTGAACACATGGCACACATATTGTGACCAAGTAAAATCGAAATAGGCCTGCACAAGAAGACCGAATTCTTGAAAGCAATTGAGGGAATGGCTCTTAAATAAGCTGTAATCATTCTCAGCCCTTCGTCCTTAGTATTGTGATGCTGCCTTTCCCACCTTCTGTTCTGATTCTTGTCTTGCCAATGACTGGCTTCCCAGAGAAAGCTGAAGTTTCCAGGATTTCTGGAGGCTTCTTTGGAGGAGCATGGATGCGCTGATTTATATCCTTGAGAGTGACATCTCCTTCTTCCCAAGATGGTTTAATAAGGGTAAAAGGGTATGCTATAGATGTAGTTACATTTTGCTTCACCTTGGCCATCGAGCTTCCTCCTAATAGGGAAGCAAAGCCAAATGATCAACATATATAGAACTAGAGATTCAAGTACGCAAGCTAAGTTAATGAATAATACCTTTAGATACTTTGAGCGTAGACAGTTTCCTAGTCTCCTGCATTATGAGACTTTCTGTCACCGGAGCAATCTCACTTGTTCCTGTGATAGATAGAAAGAACAAGTAAATAGCTGGAGAAAGCTACAGAAATTATGTTTTAGCAAGTCACTATGATTGCCAAACAACAGCAAGTTGCACCACTTGCAAGTACACCGCAATGCAATTGCAAAGAAGATACAAAACAGAATACTCTTCACAAACATTTCCGGGACAAATACTGACAATATGGTGAATATATGCATACAGACTGGAAATTCTGACAGAAacattggatgaaactttttaaaaatctcAAAAATGACATAGAAAATGCGCTTTGTACCGACCTGGCACATCGGTTTGACAACCAATGTATGTAACGCTCTCCTGGCTAGAAGGCCTACAAACAAAATATGAACTTGTCATGATTGAAAAAGAAGACTAAAAGCAAATTGGCTTTAACGGAACCAGATAGGAACTAACATTTGATCAGGCGTGTAGTAGATAGTAGCTCCTTCAGAATAATTTTCCAATTGATTATCTGATGGCTCGTAGGATGCTCCATTAgacaaggaactgaagttatctgatacAAAAATATCCATTTAACAAACAGAAAAGGCATGGCAGTAGGCAGCTGCCGGACAATAAGCCATATGTGGTAAAAGGATGAACCTAAATCACCTGGATTGAGCTGCATATTCCAGTTTAAACTCTGTGGTTCATCAGTGCAAAGCAATGAGGACTCTGCTACCTGAGATATTGATCAGCAAATGAAGCAATAGTGTAAGCAATAGCAAAAAAGAGACGAACTTAGAGCATAGCCAGCTACTAGTGAACCACCTCAGATGTGACAAAACTAGAACCCATTTTATGATCACCAACTTCTGGCTGATTAACCTCAGAAGGGTACTCCAGCACGCGTCGCCGCTTTGATTCCCGAGACTCCTCCAGGTCTAGTGTCTCCTTGCAGGTGATATCTGGCACAAGTAACCTTATTCCGTTAAGCAAAACATTCACGAGTAATATAGTACCCGATAATTCTCCAAGAAAACAAGTTTCCTACCCCCAATATCAAAGAAGGCCGGGCAGTCTCGCAGAGGAGTTTGATTTCCCAGTAATCCAAGtagctcatcatcatcatcatctcggtTGAGGCAATCCCACACGAACTTAGCAACATCttttgagaaaataacaataatgGGACAGTAAGTCCAAAAAACAATCCACAGTTCTGACATTGACGTCGGTTATGGGTTTGAGCGATGTACCATGATTTCCCTCACTAGGTTCGCCATGCTCTTTCTCTTGCCAATCCCACAGACTGCAGCAAGCAATATGAGATCAGGCATATGTTCAACTAATGTAATACATTGAAATAGTTGTGAAATTTCTGAGTACTCAGTTCTGTGCACAGTGAGACATGGTTTAGTTTCAGTTGCACAAATGAAAAACACGCCACGAAGTATGACCAGTCCAGCATCGGTATGCTCCCATTTCGACCCCTAGAGCCAAGAAATATCTGGATCCAGTTTTAATCAAACACACAAACTTTACAAAATCCTCACATTATCTCATTTGCATCATAAGCAACAAACAGCGGGAGCGTGCATCAGGGCAGGAGGACACCCCAATCAAACAAACTAAATCAAGTTCGGCACTCCATACGCACAAACGGGGCACCTAAGAATCTTCTAATCTAGCAAATCGATGGCAAGATCCCTCTATTTTCGGATCCGCGGAACGAGCATCCACGGAACTCCCGAAATCTCCATTACGCCCAGCAGATTCTAGTCCCTGATGCACATGCTAGTCTCAAGACCCTACCAAACCCCAGTCGATCCCCTCCATCCAACAAATCCTCGAAACCGCCCGAGAAATCAGAGCGCGAGAACCGGCGCGACAGCAGCTGACAACAGGAACCCGCACCCCCCGCAGCACGCACATTTGGTTGTTGCCGTCGCCATCGCCGGAGGCGCCGCCTCCGCCTCTGCCCCCGCCGCGGCACGGGTCCATCGGCCCCGGAAGGCCTGCCACGACTAGCCGTTGCGACGGGCCtccccttcccctcccctccctctcctttGACTCTAGTGGACACGGGGAGACAGACAAAAACACTGCTCCTCCGCTGTCTACTCGATTCCGCAGCGGCTCGGGGAGCGCCGCATTTGTAGTCCGAGAGACcgaggtgggagagagagagaaaggggagaaagaaaatagaaagaaat
This window encodes:
- the LOC123426496 gene encoding protein XRI1-like, with the protein product MDPCRGGGRGGGGASGDGDGNNQILWDWQEKEHGEPSEGNHDVAKFVWDCLNRDDDDDELLGLLGNQTPLRDCPAFFDIGDITCKETLDLEESRESKRRRVLEYPSEVNQPEVGDHKMGSSFVTSEVAESSLLCTDEPQSLNWNMQLNPDNFSSLSNGASYEPSDNQLENYSEGATIYYTPDQMPSSQESVTYIGCQTDVPGTSEIAPVTESLIMQETRKLSTLKVSKGGSSMAKVKQNVTTSIAYPFTLIKPSWEEGDVTLKDINQRIHAPPKKPPEILETSAFSGKPVIGKTRIRTEGGKGSITILRTKG